The DNA sequence AGAAAGCCTTAAGCCTTTCCAGGTCGCCCCGCTTCACAAGGAAAAGGAAGACCCTCATATTGAGAGGCAGAAGCTTTTCCGTTTTATCATCTACCCAGCTGTTTAAAAATCGGTTCAGTTCACTGAGCCACAGGAATTTTTCATCGAGACTCATTTGAGAGCCGGCAAACAGGATGCTTCTTCCGGTTGTCAGCTCTTTCTTTAAGTACTTTGCCTTTAACAGATTGCGTTTCTTTTTATTGTCTGCGTATCGGTGGATGACCTTCACCGATTCTTCCAGCGTCTTATAATAGTCCCTCGGCTGGACCTGGATGACGCTCGCATGCTGCTTATCTTTATGATTGACCACATAATAGCATGGATAATCCGCTACGATTGAAATGCCGCGTGCCAGGACATAGGCCTTTACCATGAATGGCTGGTCCTCTGCTGTGCAGATTCCTACCGGGAAGGTAATATCATTTTCAAGCAGAAAGCGGCGGCGGAACATTTTTGTAGGGCCGATCGCTTCGAGCACATTTGATTCATACACATTGGTGAACGGCTCGTTTGCTGCAAACATTGACTTGGCCACCCATCTCCCATTCACGCCTGTAAATTTTCCTACAATAATGTCAGAATGATTATCATTCCCCATCTTGTACATCCGCTCCAGCGCCTCCGGACCCAGATAATCATCCGCATCCACGAAAAAGATAAACTCTCCCCGGGCTTGTTTCATAATTGTATTGCGCGGGGCGCCCGGCCCTCCTGTATTCTCCTGATGGATGACATTGATGTTCGGATGGGAGCTTGCATAGCTGTCCAGCACTTGTCCGGAACTGTCGGTCGACCCGTCATTCACCATGATGATCTCAATGCTCTCCTGTTCCATTGACTGGTTCAGGATTGAATCCAGGCAGATGCTGATATGATTGGCAGAGTTGTAGACCGGAATCCCGACAGTTACTTTGATTTGGCTCATATGGGCCTCCCCCTTTACTATATATGTATAGTTTTTTACATCTTTTCCCTGTTAAAGTATTTTTTCAAACAGGAATTTTACGGAAACAAAAAAAACCCGAAAAAAATCGGGCTTCTCCTTATTCGCTGCCTGTGACAAGCGGGCATTCTGAATCGCTGGCCCATTCATTCATGGAGCCGTCGTAAACAGCGACATTCTTTTGCCCAAGCTTGTTAAGTATCAAGGCATTCCAGGTGGCCGCTATTCCGCCTCCACAATAAGTGATGACCTTCTTGCCGGGATCAAGGGCGCCCGTTTTTTCAAATGTCTCCCTAAGAACTTTGTCAGAGAATAATTCCTTCGTTTTTTCATTTGCATGAACACCGAAGAACACATTCTTACTCCCGGGTATATGTCCTTTGCGCGGATAGGTCTCCGTTTCGCCCCTGAAATCCTCGGGGGACAGGCTATTGATCAGGACGATGCTTTCATCATTCATCGCCTTTTTGACATCCTCTTTCGTAGCGATGAGCTCGTCCCTTCGCTCTCCTGTAAACACCGCAGCAGGATAATGCCCGGGTTCTGTGGAAATTGGGCGGCCCTCTTCCTTCCACTTGGTCAGCCCTCCATCCAGGACTGCGATATTGTCATAGCCCTCATAGCGAAGCTGCCAGGCAAGCCTTGAGGCCCAGTAAGCAGCGGCAACAGGGCTTCCGACCAATGCATTGCCCTGGTCATAGATCACCGCATAGGTGCCGTCCCCTACTCCCAGCCTGCTGATCTGAGCTAAGAACTGTTCCCTTGGAGGAACTGTGAATGGCATCTCTGCTTCCTGATCTGACAATTCATTCATCAGGTCGGCAAAGACGGCACCGGGGATATGCCCCCCGTTATATTCATCCCTGCCGGACCAGGCTCCAACCTCACCGCTATCTTCCGGGATTTTCAAAAAAGCGGTAGCATCAATGATTCTCAGGCTCGGGTCTCCCATCCTTTCGGCCAGCCATTCAGTTGAGACAAATAAAGGAATAGTATCCATAATAGCTCCCCTTTCTCTTCGTTAGCTTCCTGCATAAGTTTACCCCTGCAGACGGAAGCAAACACATTTATTAAACAGAAAAATGGCCTGTATATGGGCAGAAACTCCTGCTGGCAAGGGCGCAGCCTGAGTTGTGGAGATAAAAAAAGGACCTACTTTTTAGGCAGGTCCAAGGCTTGATAGGCAGTCTGATATTTTCCCCCGTCTGCAACCTCTGCGTGGTACAAGGCTTTTAGAGCGAAGTTTTTTTCAAGCATATGCTCTTTTTCGAGCTCTTTTAAACGCAGCTGCAGTTCTTTGTTCTGCTTGACCAGCTGCTTCATTTGCGATTTCAGAAATTTCATGGTCTGAGCTCCTTTTGCCGGATATGTCTGGCAAGTATAGCACAGGGTGGCGTAAATGAGAAACGCAGCTTGGCAGCTTATTTCTTTTTCGCATGCTTTCTCATGTCAAAGGCTACAGCGACAATAATAATGGCGCCTTTGACGATGAACTGGATATAAGGGCTGACGCCAAGGAAAGCGAGTCCGTAGTTGATGATCTGGAAAATCAGTACGCCGGTGATGACGCCCGGCACGGTGCCGATCCCGCCGGACAGGGATACCCCGCCGACCACACAGGCCGCAATGGCATCGAGCTCATACATATTTCCTGTATTATTTGTAGCACTTCCTACACGCCCGGCTTCAAGGGTGCCGGAGAATCCGTAGAGAAGGCCTGCGATCAGGTAGATCAGGATGATATTCCTTGCGACGTTGACGCCTGAAACCTTTGCTGCCTCAGGATTTCCGCCGATTGCGTACATATTTTTCCCAAGCTGGGTCTTGTTCCAAATCACCCAGATGATGATGGAAACAATAGCCGCATAAATGACAAGGTATGGCAGTTCATACTGGCCGATCGGGATTCCCCGCTGGGCGAATGTTGTAAAGCTCTGGCTCAGTCCGCCGATCGGCTGGGCACC is a window from the Bacillus infantis NRRL B-14911 genome containing:
- a CDS encoding glycosyltransferase family 2 protein encodes the protein MSQIKVTVGIPVYNSANHISICLDSILNQSMEQESIEIIMVNDGSTDSSGQVLDSYASSHPNINVIHQENTGGPGAPRNTIMKQARGEFIFFVDADDYLGPEALERMYKMGNDNHSDIIVGKFTGVNGRWVAKSMFAANEPFTNVYESNVLEAIGPTKMFRRRFLLENDITFPVGICTAEDQPFMVKAYVLARGISIVADYPCYYVVNHKDKQHASVIQVQPRDYYKTLEESVKVIHRYADNKKKRNLLKAKYLKKELTTGRSILFAGSQMSLDEKFLWLSELNRFLNSWVDDKTEKLLPLNMRVFLFLVKRGDLERLKAFSGLEAVQA
- a CDS encoding sulfurtransferase; the encoded protein is MDTIPLFVSTEWLAERMGDPSLRIIDATAFLKIPEDSGEVGAWSGRDEYNGGHIPGAVFADLMNELSDQEAEMPFTVPPREQFLAQISRLGVGDGTYAVIYDQGNALVGSPVAAAYWASRLAWQLRYEGYDNIAVLDGGLTKWKEEGRPISTEPGHYPAAVFTGERRDELIATKEDVKKAMNDESIVLINSLSPEDFRGETETYPRKGHIPGSKNVFFGVHANEKTKELFSDKVLRETFEKTGALDPGKKVITYCGGGIAATWNALILNKLGQKNVAVYDGSMNEWASDSECPLVTGSE
- the mglC gene encoding galactose/methyl galactoside ABC transporter permease MglC, whose translation is MNKAEKRFDAAKWLVDNVIYVVLVLLVIGIIIASPDFLSITNFINILSQSSSRIIIALGVAGILITAGTDLSAGRLVGLAAVVSASMLQASDYAYKMYPNLAELPIIVPILIAMAVTGLFGALNGVIVSKFHVPPFIATLGMMIGVYGVTSIYFDRPPYGAQPIGGLSQSFTTFAQRGIPIGQYELPYLVIYAAIVSIIIWVIWNKTQLGKNMYAIGGNPEAAKVSGVNVARNIILIYLIAGLLYGFSGTLEAGRVGSATNNTGNMYELDAIAACVVGGVSLSGGIGTVPGVITGVLIFQIINYGLAFLGVSPYIQFIVKGAIIIVAVAFDMRKHAKKK